From the genome of Oncorhynchus gorbuscha isolate QuinsamMale2020 ecotype Even-year linkage group LG18, OgorEven_v1.0, whole genome shotgun sequence:
TTCCCTAGGGTCAACTAGTTCATCTAACCGCCCCACCCAGCAGCCGAAGTCACTGGCCCAGCGGGAGGCAGAGTATGCTGAGGCCCGCAGGAGGATTTTGGGTAGTGCTAGTTCTGAAGAAACACCTCAGGACAAACCCAGCCAAGACAGGTTAGACACCTACACTCAATGGTATGGGTTATGTAAACAATCTTATTGTGCTGTTTCTCATCCATTTACATTTCATTGTCTTTCCCCATTAGACCAGTGCGAGTGAGTGCCCAGCCACAGCCAGAACCGGTTCGTCCAAACAATCACCTGATCCGCCAACCCACTGGCCCAGACGGCACCACAGGCTTCCGTCACTGCAGATAGAGtgcagaagggagagggggatccATCGTCTCCATGGGGGCATGGTGTGCAGGGGATAAAGGGGGAGGTAGCATAGTGCATGAAGAGCAGAGTGGTGGGATGAAATTGAAAAATGTAGATTAGGACAAACAGAATATATTGGCCCACAGAATGAGATGAAGTATCCCTCCCACCCCTTTCTGCTGACTGTTGGTACGCTCATTGCCTTTCGCCCTCTGCCCTGTC
Proteins encoded in this window:
- the LOC124003282 gene encoding SUZ domain-containing protein 1-like, which produces MEDEEVCESWEEAADSGEIERRLEAKLKISQKTKKSSICPGSSPIRTAMVIQDESQPAAPPPQIRILKRPSSNGSLGSTSSSNRPTQQPKSLAQREAEYAEARRRILGSASSEETPQDKPSQDRPVRVSAQPQPEPVRPNNHLIRQPTGPDGTTGFRHCR